The Ahaetulla prasina isolate Xishuangbanna chromosome 14, ASM2864084v1, whole genome shotgun sequence genome includes a region encoding these proteins:
- the LOC131185082 gene encoding acyl-coenzyme A synthetase ACSM3, mitochondrial-like: protein MACVTLTIRCQVSAARILRSVCLVSSRSFSGGEIPSVAQNFTDYKSICEQYKPEVPEYFNFAKDVVDSWAQSEKEGRRPPSPAFWWVSEQETQVKWTFAQLALESRKAATVLSEQGGLREGDRVVVILPRIPEWWLLNLACIRTGAVMIPGTTQLTAKDLHHRLEASKAKCIITDSALAPVVDMVASKCPSLELKFMVSKDHREGWISFSDMLELVSPEHTCVATKSSDPMAIYFTSGTTGAPKMTEHSHASHGIGLGFNGRYWLDLTPSDLIWNTSDTGWAKSAWSSVFAPWTQGAGIFVHHMPRFDPKLVLEMLSKFPITTFCSAPTVYRMLVQHDLSSYKFQNLKHCVSAGEPINPEVMGQWKIETGLDIYEGYGQTETVLVCGTFKGMKIKPGSVGKPTPVYDTQVIDENGNILPPGKEGDLALRIKPTRPFCLFTQYTEDQERTASTLRGDFYVTGDRGFQDEEGYIWLVGRRDDVINSAGYRIGPFEVENALIEHDAVVEAAVVSSPDPIRGEVVKAFVVLAPEYISHDQEALIKELQDYVKTVTAPYKYPRKMEFVPHLPKTISGKIRRNELRKKEWGRA from the exons ATGGCTTGCGTTACCTTGACAATAAGGTGCCAAGTCTCGGCTGCTAGGATTCTGCGGTCCGTCTGCCTCGTTTCTTCCAGAAGCTTCAGCGGGGGCGAAATCCCTTCGGTGGCTCAGAATTTTACAGACTACAAATCCATTTGCGAACAGTATAAACCGGAAGTGCCGGAATATTTCAATTTTGCCAAAGATGTGGTAGACAGCTGGGCCCAGTCAGAAAAg GAAGGAAGGCGCCCCCCCAGCCCTGCTTTTTGGTGGGTCAGTGAGCAAGAAACCCAAGTGAAGTGGACTTTTGCACAGCTGGCCTTGGAGTCCCGAAAAGCCGCCACGGTGCTGTCTGAGCAGGGTGGCCTGCGAGAAGGAGACCGAGTGGTGGTGATTCTTCCCCGTATTCCCGAATGGTGGCTCTTGAACTTGGCTTGTATCCGAACAG GAGCCGTGATGATTCCTGGAACTACGCAGCTGACAGCGAAAGACCTCCACCACCGCTTAGAGGCTTCCAAAGCCAAGTGTATCATCACGGACTCTGCCTTGGCCCCTGTGGTGGACATGGTAGCTTCCAAATGCCCATCCCTGGAGTTGAAATTTATGGTATCCAAGGACCACAGGGAAGGCTGGATAAGCTTCAGCGATATGTTGGA GCTTGTGTCTCCAGAGCACACTTGTGTGGCCACGAAAAGCAGTGATCCGATGGCCATATATTTCACCAGCGGTACGACAGGAGCTCCCAAAATGACCGAGCATTCCCATGCGAGCCATGGAATTGGACTTGGCTTCAATGGAAG GTATTGGCTTGATTTGACTCCCTCCGACCTGATCTGGAATACGTCAGACACCGGCTGGGCGAAATCTGCCTGGAGTAGTGTTTTTGCTCCTTGGACCCAAGGAGCAGGGATATTTGTCCATCACATGCCACGATTTGATCCCAAACTTGTCCTTGAA ATGCTGTCCAAGTTTCCCATCACGACTTTCTGTTCCGCGCCAACTGTTTATCGGATGCTCGTCCAACACGATTTAAGCAG TTATAAATTCCAGAACCTCAAACATTGTGTGAGTGCGGGAGAACCTATCAATCCTGAAGTGATGGGCCAGTGGAAAATAGAAACCGGCCTGGACATCTACGAAGGCTACGGGCAGACGGAAACT GTGCTGGTTTGTGGAACTTTCAAGGGTATGAAAATCAAGCCAGGCTCTGTGGGGAAACCAACACCAGTGTATGATACTCAG GTCATAGATGAAAACGGCAACATTTTACCTCCCGGGAAAGAAGGCGACCTCGCACTCCGAATCAAACCCACAAGGCCGTTCTGCCTCTTCACTCAATATACC GAAGATCAAGAAAGGACAGCTTCGACCCTCCGTGGAGACTTCTACGTCACCGGGGACCGAGGATTTCAAGATGAGGAGGGTTATATCTGGTTGGTAGGGAGAAGAGATGACGTCATCAATTCTGCAGG ATACCGCATTGGACCATTTGAAGTGGAGAACGCTTTGATAGAACACGATGCGGTGGTCGAAGCAGCCGTCGTCAGCAGCCCAGACCCTATTCGTGGCGAG GTGGTGAAAGCCTTCGTAGTTTTGGCCCCGGAGTACATTTCCCATGACCAAGAAGCCTTGATTAAAGAACTACAAGACTACGTCAAGACCGTCACCGCCCCATACAAGTATCCGAGAAAA ATGGAGTTCGTTCCACATTTGCCAAAGACAATCAGTGggaaaatcagaagaaatgaATTACGAAAGAAAGAATGGGGACGAGCGTAG